One genomic region from Pecten maximus chromosome 5, xPecMax1.1, whole genome shotgun sequence encodes:
- the LOC117327133 gene encoding serine-rich adhesin for platelets-like: protein MATTTSGWLKTYPVKKFAERNKKARILCLALINETYCYEGDEVLKDHFARDPAVFAKFKEAIHILPSTSDAVVPEIEQRGLSEMVLKDVAEMDVHELRSIVTAACGPEKASSTRDDRRNRFRPENAPQWWKDTGLPFVSVNHPKGQRKFGRADLCRLVTAFQHVNAAVTVTASSTSVATTASSTSVATTASSTSVATTASSTSVATTASSTSVATTASSTSVATTASSTSVATTASSISVATTTSSTSVATAASSTSVATTASSTSVATTASSTSVATTASSTSVATTASSTSVATTASSASSLKGISSPGTSFGSLHSQSTLRRKLHLNNLLKQEAKDYYAVMKVLGTCEDWQEFCCLCDDVKSELPTLSEQLSNSWTVPTLLDSNPLYKNHIPASVGNRVCLTAKADGNCIFNSISTSLYGNETNAKLVRLASVVHMAEYVLDYSKYIVEEFKENAQAWIAAICGNPPTGDLRNLAVIEKICREEIMETVRNPYRDCSMFHLHMVANVLRRPITNHFSGNRHEFLLGQYLFPPLSEVLYPAAIHLAWVPTKPSRYATINHVVPAVCPLGPFGTHLDECVFEGLQCCTVMHNANPEINPKWIECSRCGQWMHDVCIKMDISNITEEDEFFCGCDRIANEKVKLKRILLLTTLHHCVDTSTKMMVTENLKDIWQWADPGHLRMI from the exons atggccacaaCGACCTCTGGTTGGCTGAAAACATATCCT GTGAAGAAGTTTGcagaaagaaacaaaaaggCAAGAATATTGTGTTTGGCTTTGATAAATGAGACTTACTGTTATGAAG GTGATGAAGTATTGAAGGATCACTTTGCAAGGGACCCAGCAGTTTTTGCAAAGTTTAAAGAGGCCATTCATATCCTTCCTAGTACATCAGATGCag tggTACCAGAAATCGAACAGAGAGGCCTGTCAGAAATGGTCCTAAAGGATGTAGCTGAAATGGATGTCCATGAGCTCAGGAGCATAGTAACTGCTGCGTGTGGACCTGAAAAAGCCTCATCAA CTAGAGATGACAGAAGGAACCGGTTTCGACCAGAAAATGCACCACAATGGTGGAAGGACACTGGACTGCCATTTGTGTCGGTTAACCATCCTAAAG GACAACGTAAATTTGGGAGAGCAGATCTTTGTCGCCTCGTGACAGCCTTCCAACATGTCAATGCTGCTGTGACTGTCACTGCCTCCTCTACCTCTGTGGCCACAACTGCCTCCTCTACCTCTGTGGCCACAACTGCCTCCTCTACCTCTGTGGCCACAACTGCCTCCTCGACCTCTGTGGCCACAACTGCCTCCTCTACCTCTGTGGCCACAACTGCCTCCTCGACCTCTGTGGCCACAACTGCCTCCTCTACCTCTGTGGCCACAACTGCCTCCTCTATCTCTGTGGCCACAACTACCTCCTCTACCTCTGTGGCCACAGCTGCCTCCTCTACCTCTGTGGCCACAACTGCCTCCTCTACCTCTGTGGCCACAACTGCCTCCTCTACCTCTGTGGCCACAACTGCCTCCTCTACCTCTGTGGCCACAACTGCCTCCTCTACCTCTGTGGCCACAACTGCCTCATCTGCCTCTTCCTTGAAGGGTATTTCTTCTCCTGGGACCTCATTTGGATCTCTCCATTCCCAAAGCACACTGAGAAGGAAATTGCACCTTAATAACTTGTTGAAACAAGAG GCAAAGGATTACTATGCAGTAATGAAAGTTCTTGGGACATGTGAAGATTGGCAGGAGTTTTGCTGTCTCTGTGATGATGTAAAGTCAGAACTGCCAACTCTTTCGGAACAATTGTCAAACTCGTGGACAGTTCCAACACTACTGGACAGCAACCCACT ATACAAGAACCACATTCCTGCATCAGTAGGAAACCGCGTCTGCTTGACTGCAAAGGCGGATGGGAATTGTATTTTTAATTCGATTTCCACATCTCTGTATGGAAATGAAACCAATGCCAAGTTGGTTCGGTTAGCATCAGTTGTCCACATGGCAGAATATGTGTTGGATTACtcaaaatat ATTGTAGAGGAATTCAAAGAAAATGCTCAAGCGTGGATTGCTGCAATTTGTGGAAATCCACCCACAGGCGACCTCCGCAATCTAGCAGTTATAGAAAAAATCTGCAGGGAGGAAATAATGGAAACTGTTAGGAATCCTTACAGAGACTGCT CCATGTTCCATCTTCATATGGTGGCAAATGTATTGCGACGGCCCATCACCAACCACTTCAGTGGTAATCGCCACGAATTTCTGCTGGGACAATACTTGTTCCCACCTTTAAGTGAGGTGTTGTACCCTGCAGCCATCCATCTTGCATGGGTACCAACCAAACCGAGCAG GTATGCAACAATTAATCATGTTGTGCCAGCAGTTTGTCCTCTTGGCCCCTTTGGGACACATTTAGATGAATGTGTGTTTGAGGGTTTGCAATGCTGCACAGTTATGCACAATGCAAATCCGGAAATTAATCCTAAGTGGATTGAGTGCAGCAGGTGTGGGCAATGGATGCACGATGTTTGCATCAAAATGGACATTTCTAACATCACAGAGGAGGATGAGTTTTTCTGTGGATGTGACAGAATTGCAAATGAAAAAGTAAAGCTGAAAAG gATATTGTTGCTGACAACTCTACATCATTGCGTAGATACGTCAACAAAAATGATGGTTACcgaaaatttaaaagatatttgGCAATGGGCAGATCCGGGCCATTTGAGGATGATTTG A
- the LOC117327135 gene encoding uncharacterized protein LOC117327135 — MVKTKTTPVKQCPMCSFRANNMDDMRKHILECGLETMERKTLTCPDCSYKTFRAANMNRHRKRHTDNDRSAPKAVEQSLEEDRPSTSSQAPAVQTDVESWKAQDPGDLLGEISESSEGNGLSSEDEGDSLLVGRTIRRPTRPEPVRAPKRKSETATSVKPHPKDPINMVPMPVVSTAPSAKKTCTYVNVATQTEQEPPASRRTVTKTTRYSEGGRDIQIVEFFEFFEQENLNRFS; from the coding sequence ATGGTTAAGACTAAGACAACTCCCGTCAAACAGTGCCCTATGTGTTCCTTCCGTGCCAACAACATGGATGACATGAGGAAGCATATCCTGGAGTGTGGCCTAGAGACGATGGAAAGGAAGACTCTCACGTGCCCTGATTGCAGCTACAAAACTTTCCGTGCTGCTAATATGAATCGGCACCGTAAACGTCATACTGACAACGACAGGAGTGCTCCCAAGGCTGTGGAACAGAGTTTGGAGGAAGACCGGCCTTCAACGTCATCCCAAGCTCCCGCTGTACAAACTGATGTAGAGAGCTGGAAGGCGCAAGATCCTGGTGACCTCCTGGGGGAGATATCGGAATCTTCTGAGGGTAATGGCTTGTCTTCTGAAGACGAGGGAGACAGTCTTCTGGTCGGGCGTACTATCAGAAGACCAACGCGACCAGAACCAGTTCGAGCCCCAAAGAGGAAGTCAGAAACTGCAACTTCAGTCAAGCCCCATCCGAAGGATCCTATCAACATGGTTCCAATGCCAGTGGTAAGCACTGCCCCTAGTGCAAAGAAAACATGCACCTATGTTAATGTTGCCACTCAGACAGAGCAAGAGCCGCCTGCTAGCCGAAGGACTGTAACGAAGACTACCCGGTATTCAGAGGGAGGACGGGACATCCAGATAGTCGAGTTTTTCGAGTTCTTTGAGCAGGAGAACCTCAATCGCTTTTCCTAA